From Longimicrobium sp., the proteins below share one genomic window:
- a CDS encoding glycosyltransferase N-terminal domain-containing protein, with protein MAISERIYTLALAAARPLLPLASRGEGKLARGIRGRRGVLQRMAAWGDAERDPSRPLVWFHAPSVGEGLQARAVVEALRARRPDIQVAYTYFSPSAESFARTIAADFTDYLPFDLASDVGRALDLLRPRVFAFSKTDVWPVLTREASARGVRLALLSATLPASSSRLGGVARALLAPAYGRLNIVAAISQSDADRFAALGVPPERRTVMGDARFDQVWERAARVDRGSPLLAPFAAWPGLTLVAGSTWPADEDHLIPALARLRADGLPLRLILVPHEPTEAHLARTEAALSAHALPHVRLSAVEASAEVPAVTLVDRVGILGDLYALADVAYVGGGFGTAGLHSVLEPAAFGAPVLFGPRHANAREAAELVAAGGGFEVTGTAHLAETLRRLADPAARHPSGAAARRYVEAGRGAALRGAEIIEGLVGAGG; from the coding sequence ATGGCGATCTCGGAACGCATCTACACCCTGGCCCTCGCAGCGGCGCGCCCTCTCCTCCCGCTCGCCTCGCGCGGAGAGGGAAAGTTGGCGCGCGGCATTCGCGGGCGGCGCGGCGTCCTGCAGCGGATGGCCGCCTGGGGGGATGCGGAACGTGACCCGTCTCGGCCGCTCGTCTGGTTCCACGCGCCGAGCGTGGGCGAGGGGCTGCAGGCGCGCGCCGTCGTGGAGGCGCTCCGTGCCCGCCGCCCCGACATCCAGGTGGCGTACACCTACTTCTCCCCCTCCGCCGAGTCGTTCGCCCGCACCATCGCCGCGGACTTCACGGACTACCTGCCTTTCGACCTGGCGAGCGACGTAGGACGCGCGCTGGACCTGCTGCGGCCGCGCGTGTTCGCCTTCTCCAAGACGGACGTGTGGCCCGTCCTCACGCGAGAGGCGAGCGCGCGCGGCGTGCGGCTGGCGCTCCTGAGCGCGACTCTTCCGGCATCCTCCAGCCGGCTGGGCGGGGTCGCGCGCGCGCTGCTGGCCCCCGCGTACGGGCGCCTGAACATCGTCGCCGCAATATCTCAGTCCGATGCGGACCGCTTCGCCGCGCTGGGCGTGCCTCCCGAGCGGCGCACGGTGATGGGGGATGCGCGCTTCGACCAGGTCTGGGAACGCGCCGCCCGCGTGGACCGCGGCTCTCCGCTCCTGGCGCCGTTCGCGGCATGGCCCGGCCTCACGCTGGTCGCCGGCTCCACCTGGCCGGCGGACGAGGACCACCTCATCCCCGCGCTTGCACGTCTGCGCGCGGACGGGCTCCCGCTCCGCCTCATCCTGGTGCCGCACGAGCCCACGGAGGCGCACCTCGCCCGCACCGAAGCCGCCCTGAGCGCACACGCGCTCCCGCACGTCCGCCTCTCCGCGGTGGAGGCGAGCGCGGAGGTGCCCGCGGTCACGCTGGTGGACCGCGTGGGCATCCTGGGCGACCTGTACGCGCTGGCGGATGTGGCGTACGTGGGCGGCGGCTTCGGCACCGCGGGGCTGCACTCGGTGCTGGAGCCGGCGGCGTTCGGCGCGCCGGTCCTCTTCGGCCCCCGCCACGCCAACGCCCGCGAAGCCGCCGAGCTGGTGGCCGCCGGTGGGGGGTTCGAGGTCACCGGCACCGCGCACCTCGCCGAGACGCTGCGCCGACTGGCCGACCCCGCCGCGCGCCACCCCTCCGGCGCCGCCGCGCGCCGTTACGTCGAAGCCGGCCGCGGTGCTGCCCTGCGCGGCGCGGAGATCATCGAGGGGCTGGTGGGGGCCGGCGGTTGA
- a CDS encoding type 1 glutamine amidotransferase domain-containing protein has translation MRNDSLEGLRVAVLAADGFEQVELTSPVEDLEDRGAEVDIISIHPGRIRGVNGMYPGKKVKVSYTLDEIGVEDYDALLLPGGLANPDALRQNERVLDFVSAFNSRGKPIAMICHAPWVPISAGMVSGRRLTSWPGIKHDVLNAGGLWTDEPVVRDRNWVSSRGPHDLPVFNQAVAELFAEHVPVHVEEEEEGGSLGVVVAGVAAAAAGYAVWRYLQARADRYEEAPAPREYTSAAPAPVPAPTPATAAAPMPPVAPMPPSTPAVTPTADVELERVVIVGDVVDR, from the coding sequence ATGCGAAACGACAGCCTGGAAGGACTTAGAGTAGCGGTGCTCGCGGCGGACGGCTTCGAGCAGGTGGAGCTCACCTCGCCCGTGGAGGATCTGGAGGACCGTGGCGCCGAGGTGGACATCATCTCCATCCACCCGGGGCGCATCCGCGGCGTGAACGGCATGTACCCGGGGAAGAAGGTGAAGGTGAGCTACACGCTGGATGAGATCGGCGTGGAGGACTACGACGCGCTCCTCCTTCCCGGCGGCCTCGCCAACCCGGACGCGCTGCGCCAGAACGAGCGCGTGCTGGACTTCGTCTCCGCCTTCAACTCGCGGGGGAAGCCCATCGCCATGATCTGCCACGCGCCCTGGGTGCCGATCTCGGCGGGGATGGTGTCGGGCCGGCGGCTGACTTCGTGGCCGGGGATCAAGCACGACGTCCTCAACGCCGGCGGGCTGTGGACGGACGAGCCGGTGGTGCGCGACCGCAACTGGGTTTCCAGCCGCGGGCCGCACGACCTGCCGGTGTTCAACCAGGCTGTCGCCGAGCTCTTTGCCGAGCACGTCCCGGTGCACGTGGAGGAAGAGGAAGAGGGCGGATCGCTGGGCGTGGTGGTGGCGGGGGTCGCCGCCGCGGCGGCCGGATACGCCGTCTGGCGCTACCTCCAGGCCCGCGCCGACCGCTACGAGGAGGCGCCCGCGCCGCGCGAGTACACCTCCGCCGCGCCCGCCCCGGTGCCGGCTCCCACCCCCGCGACGGCCGCCGCCCCCATGCCCCCCGTCGCGCCGATGCCGCCCTCCACCCCCGCCGTCACCCCGACCGCGGACGTGGAGCTGGAGCGCGTCGTGATCGTCGGCGACGTGGTGGACCGGTAG
- a CDS encoding M23 family metallopeptidase produces the protein MPRSRWTLMLVPHDNERVLSWQVTRRTIRTAISGAVAVVLLFAIFGVGFFAKQGRSLHNAQLRRENQLLAAEVDQMREQMAELNQSIDQLALKDEQYRTIAGLPELDKDVKKVGIGGPGSSLADAALMHVNPGVGRKLENAEGNLGVLARRARLLQASLDEALGALRSNNERMARTPSIAPASGHLSSLFSSARAHPVLRITRPHKGIDIAARIGQPILAPGKGRVTFSGNRSNGYGNMVEIDHGYGYITRFAHASRLHVRTGEMVQRGDVIAEVGATGLTSGPHLHYEVEQNGRQVDPLNFIVADAIPD, from the coding sequence ATGCCTCGATCCCGCTGGACGCTGATGCTCGTTCCGCACGACAACGAGCGCGTCCTCTCCTGGCAGGTCACCCGCCGGACCATCCGCACCGCCATCTCCGGCGCGGTCGCCGTCGTCCTCCTCTTCGCCATCTTCGGCGTCGGCTTCTTCGCGAAGCAGGGACGCTCGCTGCACAACGCCCAGCTTCGCCGCGAGAACCAGCTTCTCGCCGCCGAGGTGGACCAGATGCGCGAGCAGATGGCGGAGCTGAACCAGTCGATCGACCAGCTTGCCCTCAAGGACGAGCAGTACCGCACCATCGCGGGGCTCCCGGAGCTGGACAAGGACGTGAAGAAGGTGGGGATCGGCGGGCCCGGCTCGTCGCTGGCGGACGCGGCGCTGATGCACGTGAACCCCGGGGTGGGGCGCAAGCTGGAGAACGCGGAAGGAAACCTGGGTGTCCTGGCGCGGCGTGCGCGGCTGCTGCAGGCATCGCTGGACGAGGCGCTGGGCGCGCTGCGCAGCAACAACGAGCGGATGGCCCGCACCCCCTCCATCGCCCCCGCCAGCGGCCACCTGTCGTCGCTCTTCTCCAGCGCCCGCGCGCACCCGGTGCTCCGCATCACCCGCCCGCACAAGGGGATCGACATCGCCGCCCGTATTGGCCAGCCGATCCTCGCGCCGGGGAAGGGACGCGTGACGTTCTCCGGGAACCGCTCCAACGGCTACGGCAACATGGTGGAGATCGACCACGGCTACGGCTACATCACCCGCTTCGCCCACGCCTCGCGCCTGCACGTGCGAACCGGCGAGATGGTGCAGCGCGGCGACGTGATCGCCGAGGTGGGCGCCACCGGGCTGACCAGCGGGCCGCACCTTCACTACGAGGTGGAGCAGAACGGGCGCCAGGTGGACCCGCTCAACTTCATCGTCGCGGACGCGATTCCGGACTGA